Proteins encoded together in one Agromyces sp. 3263 window:
- a CDS encoding type II toxin-antitoxin system PemK/MazF family toxin, whose translation MPDTSRFLTALGRVFGMFSGARTSAASSSAPEAPTAGAPAPVGLLSPGQSGPSATVEVDPARLRDVRLTYAPAHDGEPDPGEIVWTWVPYEERDGRGKDRPVVIVAASGGGDFLAVQLTSKAHDGDRDFLSLGTGPWDASGRPSWARVDRLFRVRAGGMRREAASLDAARYAALARALGDRYGWR comes from the coding sequence GTGCCAGACACCAGCCGCTTCCTCACCGCCCTCGGGCGCGTGTTCGGGATGTTCTCGGGGGCGCGCACGTCGGCCGCGTCGAGCAGCGCTCCGGAAGCCCCGACCGCAGGTGCTCCGGCCCCGGTCGGGCTGCTCTCACCAGGCCAGTCGGGACCGTCGGCCACGGTCGAGGTCGACCCGGCACGGCTGCGCGACGTGCGTCTCACGTACGCTCCGGCGCACGACGGCGAACCCGACCCCGGCGAGATCGTGTGGACGTGGGTGCCGTACGAGGAGCGCGACGGCCGCGGCAAGGACCGGCCGGTCGTGATCGTCGCCGCGTCGGGCGGCGGCGACTTCCTCGCCGTGCAGCTCACCAGCAAGGCGCACGACGGCGACCGCGACTTCCTGAGCCTCGGAACCGGCCCCTGGGACGCCTCCGGACGGCCGAGCTGGGCGCGGGTCGACCGCCTCTTCCGGGTGCGAGCCGGCGGGATGCGGCGCGAGGCAGCCTCGCTCGATGCCGCTCGCTACGCGGCGCTCGCCCGGGCGCTCGGCGATCGGTACGGCTGGCGCTGA
- a CDS encoding ammonium transporter, whose translation MDQGNTAFLLISAALVLLMTPGLAFFYGGLVKAKSVISMMMLSFGAMGLIGVLWVLYGYAIAFPSAEGLAAPWSIDWSAIGLESLLETPEGAAYPPLAFVGFQATFAIITVALISGAIADRAKFGAWMIFAAVWATVVYFPVASWVFNFGLADDGSFAYGGWITYGMQQFFGVGALDFAGGTAVHINAGAAALALALVLGKRVGFSKGAHVPHNPPFVLLGAGLLWFGWFGFNAGSELAADNTAAVAWINTLAAPAAALLAWLVVEKIKDGKPTSVGAASGAVAGLVAITPACAFLTPIWAIVLGIIAGAVCALAVDLKFRWGFDDSLDVVGIHLVGGLIGTLYLGFFANTTGLIYSGNLTQLLVQAIAAVSVMVYSFVLAFVIGFIVQKTVGFRVKNEDEIAGIDTVVHGEDAYKLETV comes from the coding sequence ATGGATCAAGGCAACACGGCGTTCCTACTGATATCCGCAGCACTGGTGTTGCTGATGACGCCGGGACTCGCGTTCTTCTACGGCGGCCTCGTCAAGGCGAAGAGCGTCATCAGCATGATGATGCTCAGCTTCGGCGCCATGGGCCTCATCGGCGTCCTCTGGGTGCTCTACGGCTACGCCATCGCCTTCCCCTCGGCTGAGGGACTCGCTGCCCCCTGGTCGATCGACTGGTCGGCGATCGGCCTCGAGAGCCTCCTCGAGACCCCTGAGGGCGCCGCGTACCCGCCGCTCGCCTTCGTCGGGTTCCAGGCGACCTTCGCGATCATCACGGTGGCCCTGATCTCGGGCGCCATCGCCGACCGCGCGAAGTTCGGCGCGTGGATGATCTTCGCCGCCGTGTGGGCCACCGTCGTCTACTTCCCGGTTGCGAGCTGGGTGTTCAACTTCGGCCTGGCCGACGACGGCAGCTTCGCCTACGGCGGCTGGATCACCTACGGCATGCAGCAGTTCTTCGGCGTCGGCGCCCTCGACTTCGCCGGTGGCACCGCGGTGCACATCAACGCCGGTGCGGCGGCCCTGGCCCTCGCGCTCGTGCTCGGCAAGCGCGTCGGCTTCTCGAAGGGCGCGCACGTGCCCCACAACCCGCCGTTCGTGCTCCTCGGCGCCGGCCTCCTGTGGTTCGGCTGGTTCGGCTTCAACGCCGGTTCCGAGCTCGCGGCCGACAACACCGCGGCCGTGGCGTGGATCAACACCCTCGCCGCTCCGGCAGCCGCCCTGCTGGCGTGGCTCGTCGTCGAGAAGATCAAGGACGGCAAGCCCACGTCGGTCGGCGCGGCATCCGGTGCCGTCGCGGGCCTCGTCGCGATCACCCCCGCGTGTGCGTTCCTCACCCCGATCTGGGCGATCGTGCTCGGCATCATCGCCGGCGCGGTGTGCGCGCTCGCAGTGGACCTGAAGTTCCGCTGGGGCTTCGACGACTCGCTCGACGTGGTGGGCATCCACCTCGTGGGCGGCCTCATCGGAACCCTGTACCTGGGCTTCTTCGCCAACACGACGGGCCTCATCTACAGCGGCAACCTCACGCAGCTGCTGGTGCAGGCGATCGCCGCCGTCTCGGTGATGGTCTACTCGTTCGTGCTCGCGTTCGTCATCGGCTTCATCGTGCAGAAGACCGTCGGCTTCCGGGTCAAGAACGAGGACGAGATCGCCGGCATCGACACGGTCGTGCACGGCGAGGACGCGTACAAGCTCGAGACCGTCTGA
- the zapE gene encoding cell division protein ZapE has translation MTTAASHALIRLIERNPTISAAEIASELAPPPQFEHASFESYRPDPDFPSQQAALDRLKEFAGAWRAAQRPGGFFSRKRPARIELPGVYLDGGFGVGKTHLLAALWHVAHGPKYFGTFIEYTALVGALGYAQAVELLRGARLVCIDEFELDDPGDTMLMTRFLGELMAGGTRVAATSNTPPNALGEGRFAASDFLREIHALSSNFETLRIDGLDYRRRDTEGHAEAIPDAAAVTHTAEALAARGHRVSLDGFDDLIAHLATVHPSKYIKLIQGVEFIALEGVHELSNQNAALRLVAFIDRVYDAEVPIIASGIPLDQVFDDEMMAGGYRKKYLRAMSRMIALTTGELPPHD, from the coding sequence ATGACCACGGCCGCGAGCCATGCCCTCATCCGCCTCATCGAGCGGAATCCCACCATCTCGGCGGCCGAGATCGCCTCGGAACTGGCGCCGCCCCCGCAATTCGAGCACGCGTCCTTCGAATCGTATCGGCCCGACCCCGACTTCCCGTCGCAGCAGGCGGCGCTCGATCGGCTCAAGGAGTTCGCCGGCGCCTGGCGCGCGGCGCAGCGCCCTGGCGGATTCTTCTCGCGCAAGCGGCCCGCACGCATCGAACTGCCGGGCGTCTACCTCGACGGCGGCTTCGGCGTCGGCAAGACCCACCTGCTCGCGGCGCTGTGGCACGTCGCCCACGGGCCGAAGTACTTCGGCACCTTCATCGAGTACACGGCGCTCGTCGGGGCGCTCGGGTACGCGCAGGCCGTCGAGTTGCTCCGTGGTGCACGCCTCGTCTGCATCGACGAGTTCGAGCTCGACGACCCGGGCGACACGATGCTCATGACCCGCTTCCTCGGTGAGCTGATGGCCGGCGGCACCCGGGTGGCGGCCACCTCGAACACGCCCCCGAACGCCCTCGGCGAGGGCCGGTTCGCGGCGTCGGACTTCCTCCGGGAGATCCACGCGCTGTCGTCGAACTTCGAGACCCTCCGCATCGACGGCCTCGACTACCGCCGCCGCGACACCGAGGGGCACGCCGAGGCGATCCCCGACGCGGCCGCGGTGACGCACACGGCCGAGGCGCTCGCGGCGCGCGGCCACAGGGTCTCCCTCGACGGCTTCGACGACCTCATCGCCCACCTGGCGACGGTGCATCCGTCGAAGTACATCAAGCTCATCCAGGGCGTCGAGTTCATCGCGCTCGAGGGCGTCCACGAGCTCTCGAACCAGAACGCGGCGCTCCGCCTCGTGGCCTTCATCGACCGCGTGTACGACGCGGAGGTGCCGATCATCGCGAGCGGCATCCCGCTCGACCAGGTGTTCGACGACGAGATGATGGCCGGCGGCTACCGCAAGAAGTACCTGCGCGCCATGAGCCGCATGATCGCCCTCACCACGGGCGAGCTGCCGCCGCACGACTGA
- a CDS encoding sulfurtransferase has protein sequence MSAEFDSAAKFAEYAHPERLVTTEWLAEHLGQPGLVVVESDEDVLLYETGHIPGAVKIDWHTDLNDPVVRDYLTGEQFAALLGSKGIARDTTVVIYGDKNNWWAAYALWVFTLFGHEDVRLLDGGRDLWIAEGRPLTTEVTEVSLVEYPVVERDDSVVRAFKEDVLAHFGNPLIDVRSPEEYTGERTSAPAYPEEGALRAGHIPTAASVPWARAAAADGTFKSRTELDAIYRDEAGLSDGDDVIAYCRIGERSSHTWFVLTHLLGFEHVRNYDGSWTEWGSAVRVPIATGAERGEVPTR, from the coding sequence ATGTCCGCCGAGTTCGACTCCGCAGCCAAGTTCGCCGAGTACGCGCATCCCGAGCGCCTCGTCACCACCGAATGGCTCGCCGAACACCTCGGGCAACCGGGCCTCGTGGTGGTCGAGTCCGACGAGGACGTGCTGCTCTACGAGACGGGCCACATCCCCGGCGCCGTGAAGATCGACTGGCACACCGACCTCAACGACCCGGTCGTGCGCGACTACCTCACGGGCGAGCAGTTCGCCGCGCTGCTCGGCTCGAAGGGCATCGCCCGCGACACGACCGTCGTGATCTACGGCGACAAGAACAACTGGTGGGCGGCCTACGCGCTGTGGGTGTTCACGCTCTTCGGCCACGAGGACGTGCGCCTGCTCGACGGCGGCCGCGACCTCTGGATCGCCGAGGGGCGCCCCCTCACCACCGAGGTCACGGAGGTGAGCCTCGTCGAGTACCCGGTCGTGGAGCGCGACGACTCCGTCGTGCGCGCGTTCAAGGAGGACGTGCTCGCGCACTTCGGAAACCCGCTCATCGACGTGCGCTCCCCCGAGGAGTACACGGGCGAGCGCACGAGCGCGCCCGCCTACCCCGAGGAGGGCGCCCTCCGCGCCGGGCACATCCCGACCGCGGCCTCCGTGCCGTGGGCCCGGGCCGCCGCCGCGGACGGCACCTTCAAGAGCCGCACCGAGCTCGACGCGATCTACCGCGACGAGGCCGGCCTCAGCGACGGCGACGACGTGATCGCCTACTGCCGCATCGGCGAGCGCTCGAGCCACACCTGGTTCGTGCTGACGCACCTGCTCGGCTTCGAGCACGTGCGCAACTACGACGGCTCGTGGACCGAGTGGGGCAGCGCGGTGCGCGTGCCCATCGCGACCGGCGCCGAGCGCGGCGAGGTGCCGACCCGCTAG
- a CDS encoding SufE family protein yields MDATTLPARLAETREDFLALGVRDRLQLLLEFSNELPELPERYRDHPDLFEKVEECQSPVFIFVEVEHGRVHLHATAPAESPTTRGFASILVQGLDGLSVDEVLAVPADYPQSLGLAEAVSPLRVRGMSGMLARVRRQVRERVAA; encoded by the coding sequence ATGGACGCCACGACCCTGCCCGCCCGACTCGCCGAGACCCGCGAGGACTTCCTCGCGCTCGGCGTCCGCGATCGCCTGCAGCTGCTGCTCGAGTTCTCCAACGAGCTGCCCGAGCTGCCAGAGCGCTACCGAGACCACCCCGACCTCTTCGAGAAGGTCGAGGAGTGCCAGTCGCCGGTCTTCATCTTCGTGGAGGTCGAGCACGGGCGGGTGCACCTGCACGCCACGGCACCGGCCGAGTCGCCCACCACTCGCGGGTTCGCGTCGATCCTCGTGCAGGGTCTCGACGGGCTCTCGGTCGACGAGGTCCTCGCCGTGCCCGCCGACTACCCCCAGTCGCTCGGCCTGGCCGAAGCGGTGTCCCCGCTGCGCGTGCGCGGCATGTCGGGCATGCTCGCCCGGGTGCGCCGACAGGTTCGGGAGCGCGTGGCGGCCTGA
- a CDS encoding alpha/beta fold hydrolase, protein MGRGADSGSAVRIAGTAIGLLAAAVGAVAAVTTVVMARRVVTPSTTRTEDVRILSVDLPRGEIVLAASAETRMAGRYGLWFERDSGHARLGEIVDETDRVVRRRLDGVDFGRLDRAGRGRLSGWYHLGPWELGHEYENVLVETPLGPAPAWFVPAPAPSTQWVVQVHGRGAKRQEGLRAVDPARDAGWNTLVVSYRNDGEAPESADRRYGLGGTEWADVVAAVRYAEQHGAERIVLMGWSMGGSIVLQAVLRSAAVRERLVGVILDSPAIDWVDILRFQGTLQKLPPGYGDIVVRLLGGPWSGGLTGLAAPISVEELDPVARADELDVPILLMHSQDDGYVPIDGSRRLAAARPDLIEFEVFEGARHTKLWNHDPARWTRLVRGWLERSDADVRRLAEEAEIAG, encoded by the coding sequence ATGGGTCGAGGAGCGGACTCGGGGAGTGCGGTGCGCATCGCGGGGACGGCGATCGGACTGCTCGCCGCCGCCGTCGGAGCCGTCGCCGCGGTGACGACGGTGGTCATGGCGCGGCGGGTGGTGACACCGTCCACCACTCGCACCGAGGACGTGCGGATCCTGTCCGTCGACCTGCCTCGAGGCGAGATCGTGCTCGCGGCCTCCGCTGAGACGCGGATGGCCGGCCGGTACGGGCTCTGGTTCGAACGGGACTCGGGGCACGCCCGGCTCGGCGAGATCGTCGACGAGACCGACCGCGTCGTTCGCCGACGACTCGATGGGGTGGATTTCGGACGGCTCGACCGCGCGGGACGCGGTCGCCTCAGCGGTTGGTACCACCTCGGACCGTGGGAGCTGGGGCACGAGTACGAGAACGTGCTGGTCGAGACGCCGCTCGGGCCCGCGCCCGCGTGGTTCGTGCCGGCACCCGCGCCGTCCACGCAGTGGGTGGTGCAGGTGCACGGGCGCGGCGCGAAGCGCCAGGAGGGCCTGCGCGCCGTCGATCCCGCGCGGGACGCCGGCTGGAACACGCTCGTCGTGTCGTATCGCAACGACGGCGAGGCGCCCGAGAGCGCCGATCGCCGCTACGGGCTCGGCGGCACCGAATGGGCGGACGTCGTCGCGGCCGTGCGCTACGCCGAGCAGCACGGCGCGGAGCGGATCGTGCTCATGGGCTGGTCGATGGGCGGCTCGATCGTGCTCCAGGCGGTGCTGCGTTCCGCCGCGGTGCGCGAGCGCCTCGTCGGGGTCATCCTCGACTCGCCGGCGATCGACTGGGTCGACATCCTCCGGTTCCAGGGCACCCTGCAGAAGCTGCCTCCGGGCTACGGCGACATCGTCGTGCGCCTCCTGGGCGGCCCTTGGAGCGGCGGCCTCACCGGCCTGGCCGCGCCCATCTCGGTGGAGGAGCTCGACCCCGTCGCGCGCGCCGACGAGCTCGACGTGCCCATCCTCCTCATGCACAGCCAGGACGACGGCTACGTGCCCATCGACGGGTCGCGACGGCTCGCGGCCGCGCGTCCCGACCTCATCGAGTTCGAGGTCTTCGAGGGCGCCCGCCACACGAAGCTCTGGAACCACGACCCTGCACGCTGGACACGCCTCGTGCGCGGATGGCTCGAACGCAGCGACGCCGACGTGCGACGGCTCGCCGAGGAGGCGGAGATCGCCGGCTGA
- a CDS encoding DUF3000 domain-containing protein: MPDSSTHHPAEFEAALDAVRAASPRAELRVSEIPAPGSLAPFAVALSADVAPSRHEVDSDLGTGRFVLLYDPTEPEAWGGRFRVVCFAQAPLETDIGLDPFLADVAWSWLVDALDARGARYIAASGTATKILSTGFGELARQGDGAQIEVRASWTPLDAAVGPHVEGWGELLCMLAGLPPRSEGVTALPRRRNDRG; the protein is encoded by the coding sequence GTGCCCGACTCCTCGACGCATCATCCCGCAGAGTTCGAGGCCGCACTCGATGCCGTGCGTGCGGCCTCCCCACGAGCGGAACTGCGGGTCTCGGAGATCCCCGCGCCGGGTTCCCTCGCCCCCTTCGCGGTGGCGTTGTCGGCGGATGTCGCGCCGAGCCGGCATGAGGTCGACTCCGACCTCGGCACCGGCCGCTTCGTGCTCCTCTACGACCCCACCGAGCCGGAGGCCTGGGGTGGGCGGTTCCGGGTGGTCTGCTTCGCGCAGGCGCCGCTCGAGACCGACATCGGACTCGACCCGTTCCTCGCGGATGTCGCGTGGTCGTGGCTCGTCGATGCGCTCGACGCGCGGGGGGCGCGGTACATCGCGGCATCCGGCACCGCGACCAAGATCCTGTCCACCGGGTTCGGGGAGCTCGCACGCCAGGGCGACGGCGCGCAGATCGAGGTGCGGGCGTCGTGGACGCCCCTCGATGCCGCCGTCGGCCCGCATGTGGAAGGCTGGGGTGAGTTGTTGTGCATGCTCGCGGGGCTGCCGCCTCGTTCAGAGGGGGTGACCGCCCTGCCCCGACGGAGGAACGACCGTGGATGA
- a CDS encoding ribonuclease D, translated as MDEFRVIESPADFDDAVRRLGGGEGPIAVDAERASGFRYSQRAYLIQMYRRGAGTFLFDPPQIPDFTSLQQAIGGEEWVLHAASQDLACLREVGLDPERIFDTELAARLLGMPRVGLASVVEELLGVHLAKEHSAADWSTRPLPQSWLTYAALDVELLVDVRDALVARLDEAGKTDLADQEFQAVLDREAKVPSAEPWRRLSGIHGIRSPRSLAVARELWLARDARASELDVAPGRMVPDASILAAARAMPATRRALADLREFTGRASRSELDRWWSAVERGLTTDDLPAVRVPTDSPPPPRAWSMRNPEADARLRLARAGVAEVAERIEMPVENLLTPDHLRRVAWHPPAEPTADAIAVALAELGARPWQVEATAQIIAAAFVEASQSVQDAASGAS; from the coding sequence GTGGATGAATTCCGGGTGATCGAATCGCCCGCCGACTTCGACGACGCGGTCCGGCGGCTCGGTGGCGGAGAAGGTCCCATCGCGGTGGACGCCGAGCGGGCCAGCGGATTCCGGTACTCGCAGCGCGCCTATCTCATCCAGATGTATCGCCGGGGTGCCGGCACGTTCCTCTTCGACCCGCCCCAGATCCCCGACTTCACCTCCTTGCAGCAGGCCATCGGCGGTGAGGAGTGGGTGCTCCATGCCGCCAGCCAGGATCTCGCGTGCCTCCGCGAGGTGGGGCTCGATCCCGAGCGCATCTTCGACACCGAGCTCGCGGCCCGACTGCTCGGGATGCCGCGGGTGGGGCTCGCGTCCGTGGTCGAGGAGCTGCTCGGCGTGCACCTGGCGAAGGAGCACTCGGCGGCCGACTGGTCGACGCGGCCGCTGCCGCAGTCGTGGCTGACGTACGCCGCGCTCGACGTGGAGCTGCTCGTCGACGTGCGCGACGCGCTCGTGGCACGCCTCGACGAGGCGGGCAAGACCGACCTCGCCGACCAGGAGTTCCAGGCGGTCCTCGACCGTGAGGCCAAGGTGCCGTCGGCCGAACCGTGGCGACGACTCTCGGGCATCCACGGGATCCGGAGCCCCAGGAGCCTGGCGGTGGCCCGCGAGCTCTGGCTGGCCCGCGACGCCCGCGCCTCGGAGCTGGACGTCGCACCCGGCCGCATGGTGCCCGACGCCTCGATCCTCGCGGCCGCCCGCGCGATGCCCGCCACCCGTCGCGCGCTCGCCGACCTTCGCGAGTTCACGGGCCGGGCGAGCCGCTCCGAGCTCGACCGGTGGTGGTCGGCCGTCGAACGCGGACTGACCACCGACGACCTGCCCGCCGTCCGCGTCCCGACCGATTCGCCGCCTCCGCCGCGCGCGTGGTCGATGCGCAACCCTGAGGCCGACGCACGCCTGCGCCTCGCGCGAGCCGGCGTCGCCGAGGTCGCGGAGCGCATCGAGATGCCCGTCGAGAACCTCCTCACGCCCGATCACCTGCGGCGCGTCGCGTGGCATCCGCCCGCCGAGCCCACGGCCGATGCCATCGCTGTCGCGCTCGCGGAGCTCGGCGCGAGGCCGTGGCAGGTTGAGGCAACCGCACAGATCATCGCCGCTGCCTTTGTCGAGGCGTCACAATCCGTTCAGGATGCCGCATCCGGCGCTTCGTAG
- a CDS encoding acetyl-CoA C-acyltransferase — protein sequence MAERAEVVFVDGVRTPFGRAGEKGMYWNTRADDLVVKAIVGLLERNPNVPKDRIDDVAIAATTQTGDQGLTLGRTAAILAGLPKTVPGFSIDRMCAGAMTAAAMMSGSIGFGMYDVAIAGGVEHMGHHPMGSGVDPNPRFLSERLVGEDALVMGATAERIHDRFPQLTKERSDRYALASQQKTAAAYAAGKIQQDLLPVAVRTEEGWGLATRDEVMRPETTLEGLATLKTPFRPHGRITAGNASGLNDGATAAILASGAAAKELGLTPKMKLVSFAFAGVDPEIMGIGPIPATEKALRKAGLTIDDIDLFEMNEAFAVQVLSFMDHYGIDDDDPRVNPWGGAIAVGHPLASSGVRLMNQLASQFVERPEVRYGITSMCVGLGQGGTMIWENPNFDKKAAKKARG from the coding sequence GTGGCTGAACGAGCTGAAGTCGTGTTCGTCGACGGGGTCCGTACCCCGTTCGGACGAGCCGGTGAAAAGGGCATGTACTGGAACACGAGAGCCGACGACCTCGTCGTCAAGGCGATCGTCGGACTGCTCGAGCGCAACCCGAACGTGCCGAAGGACCGCATCGACGACGTCGCCATCGCGGCCACCACCCAGACGGGCGACCAGGGACTCACCCTCGGCCGCACGGCGGCGATCCTCGCGGGGCTGCCCAAGACGGTGCCGGGATTCTCGATCGACCGCATGTGCGCCGGGGCGATGACCGCCGCGGCCATGATGTCGGGCTCGATCGGCTTCGGCATGTACGACGTGGCCATCGCCGGCGGCGTGGAGCACATGGGCCACCACCCCATGGGCTCGGGCGTGGACCCGAACCCGCGGTTCCTCAGCGAGCGGCTCGTGGGCGAGGACGCCCTCGTCATGGGCGCCACCGCAGAGCGCATCCACGACCGCTTCCCGCAGCTCACGAAGGAGCGCAGCGACCGCTACGCCCTCGCCAGCCAGCAGAAGACCGCCGCCGCCTACGCGGCCGGCAAGATCCAGCAGGACCTGCTGCCCGTCGCCGTCCGCACCGAGGAGGGCTGGGGACTCGCCACGCGCGACGAGGTGATGCGACCCGAGACCACCCTCGAGGGCCTCGCCACGCTGAAGACCCCGTTCCGTCCCCACGGCCGCATCACCGCAGGCAACGCCTCGGGCCTGAACGACGGGGCCACGGCCGCCATCCTCGCGTCGGGCGCCGCGGCGAAGGAGCTCGGCCTGACGCCGAAGATGAAGCTCGTCAGCTTCGCGTTCGCGGGCGTCGACCCCGAGATCATGGGCATCGGTCCCATCCCGGCCACCGAGAAGGCGCTCCGCAAGGCGGGCCTCACGATCGACGACATCGACCTCTTCGAGATGAACGAGGCGTTCGCCGTGCAGGTGCTCTCCTTCATGGACCACTACGGCATCGACGACGACGACCCCCGGGTGAACCCGTGGGGCGGCGCGATCGCCGTGGGCCACCCGCTCGCGTCGTCGGGCGTGCGCCTGATGAACCAGCTCGCGAGCCAGTTCGTCGAGCGCCCCGAGGTGCGCTATGGCATCACCAGCATGTGCGTCGGCCTCGGCCAGGGCGGCACGATGATCTGGGAGAACCCGAACTTCGACAAGAAGGCAGCGAAGAAGGCCCGCGGATGA
- a CDS encoding 3-hydroxyacyl-CoA dehydrogenase NAD-binding domain-containing protein, which produces MTDYSTIDFSSLVTLAGDDEVVTHSYVRDIALPSGKTLALVTLDNGRDHTRPNTLGAATLLEYANTLDGLKARAAAGEIHAVAVTGKPFILAAGADLSKVAEIPDKETAKKFVQLGHYALAKIGEVGVPSFVFYNGLALGGGVEIGLHADYRTVDASVPALALPEVFLGLIPGWGGATILPNLIGIENALKVVIENPLKQNRTLKGQDAFDLGIADAIFPSVNYLEDSIRWADDVISGHVKVKRPHEPGKVERLVKWDAAIGIATKMLKSRIGSVPQSPYAALDLMKAAKSGTRAEGFQREDEVLADLIAGDQLQASVYAFNLVQKRTKRPAGAPDKELAKKVTKVGVIGAGYMASQLALLFVRRLRVPVVITDIDQARVDKGVSYIADEIDALLAKGRISPDEANRLKALVTGTTDKADFADCDWVIEAVFEELQIKQDVFAEIEQFVSPEAVLATNTSSLSVEQIGAKLAHPERLVGFHFFTPVAVMPLIEVVKTPHTDVATLSTAMVTAKNLKKNAVITADTPGFVVNRLLAVLLGEAMRAVDEGTSFETVDQAIAPLGLPMAPSALLDLVGLKVGAHVLDTHHAAFPDRFYRSENLHKLADYGKLLDKDDKGKVKGFDKGAMKIVSGGTHPRSADEILVSLQDGLAREVRLMLDGQVVAAPEDIDLCLILGAGFPFQMGGVTPYLDRVGASERVFGDTFHHPPVKGVSA; this is translated from the coding sequence ATGACCGACTACTCGACCATCGACTTCTCCTCCCTCGTCACCCTCGCCGGCGACGACGAGGTCGTCACCCACTCCTACGTGCGCGACATCGCGCTCCCCTCGGGGAAGACCCTCGCGCTCGTCACGCTCGACAACGGACGGGACCACACCCGGCCGAACACGCTCGGCGCCGCCACGCTCCTCGAGTACGCGAACACGCTCGACGGGCTGAAGGCGCGGGCCGCCGCCGGCGAGATCCACGCCGTCGCCGTCACGGGCAAGCCGTTCATCCTCGCCGCGGGCGCCGACCTCTCGAAGGTCGCCGAGATCCCCGACAAGGAGACGGCGAAGAAGTTCGTGCAGCTCGGCCACTACGCGCTCGCGAAGATCGGCGAGGTCGGCGTGCCGTCCTTCGTGTTCTACAACGGCCTCGCCCTCGGCGGCGGCGTCGAGATCGGCCTGCACGCGGACTACCGCACGGTGGATGCCTCGGTCCCGGCGCTCGCCCTCCCCGAGGTGTTCCTCGGGCTCATCCCCGGCTGGGGCGGCGCGACGATCCTGCCGAACCTCATCGGCATCGAGAACGCCCTCAAGGTCGTCATCGAGAACCCGCTGAAGCAGAACCGCACCCTCAAGGGACAGGACGCGTTCGACCTCGGCATCGCCGACGCCATCTTCCCGTCGGTGAACTACCTCGAGGACTCGATCCGCTGGGCCGACGACGTGATCTCCGGTCACGTCAAGGTCAAGCGGCCGCACGAGCCCGGCAAGGTGGAACGCCTGGTGAAGTGGGATGCCGCGATCGGCATCGCGACGAAGATGCTGAAGAGCCGCATCGGCTCCGTTCCCCAGTCGCCGTACGCCGCCCTCGACCTCATGAAGGCGGCGAAGAGCGGCACCCGCGCCGAGGGATTCCAGCGTGAGGACGAGGTGCTCGCCGACCTCATCGCCGGCGACCAGCTCCAGGCATCCGTCTACGCCTTCAACCTCGTGCAGAAGCGCACGAAGCGACCGGCCGGAGCGCCCGACAAGGAGCTTGCGAAGAAGGTGACGAAGGTCGGCGTCATCGGCGCCGGCTATATGGCAAGCCAGCTCGCCCTGCTCTTCGTGCGCCGCCTCCGCGTGCCCGTCGTGATCACCGACATCGACCAGGCACGGGTCGACAAGGGCGTCTCGTACATCGCCGACGAGATCGACGCCCTCCTCGCGAAGGGCCGCATCTCGCCCGATGAGGCCAACCGCCTGAAGGCGCTCGTGACGGGCACCACCGACAAGGCCGACTTCGCCGACTGCGACTGGGTCATCGAGGCGGTGTTCGAGGAGCTCCAGATCAAGCAGGACGTGTTCGCCGAGATCGAGCAGTTCGTCTCCCCCGAAGCCGTGCTCGCGACGAACACGTCGTCGCTGTCGGTCGAGCAGATCGGCGCCAAGCTCGCCCATCCCGAGCGGCTCGTGGGCTTCCACTTCTTCACGCCGGTCGCGGTCATGCCGCTCATCGAGGTCGTGAAGACACCGCACACGGATGTCGCGACGCTGTCGACCGCCATGGTCACCGCGAAGAACCTCAAGAAGAACGCGGTCATCACCGCGGACACCCCTGGCTTCGTGGTCAACCGCCTGCTCGCCGTGCTCCTCGGCGAGGCCATGCGCGCGGTCGACGAGGGCACGTCCTTCGAGACCGTCGACCAGGCGATCGCTCCCCTCGGCCTTCCGATGGCCCCGTCGGCGCTGCTCGACCTCGTCGGGCTGAAGGTCGGTGCGCACGTGCTGGACACCCACCACGCGGCGTTCCCCGACCGCTTCTATCGCAGCGAGAACCTCCACAAGCTCGCCGACTACGGCAAGCTCCTAGACAAGGACGACAAGGGCAAGGTCAAGGGCTTCGACAAGGGAGCCATGAAGATCGTGTCCGGCGGCACGCATCCGCGCAGCGCCGACGAGATCCTCGTCAGCCTGCAGGACGGCCTCGCCCGCGAGGTTCGACTGATGCTCGACGGTCAGGTGGTCGCGGCTCCCGAGGACATCGACCTCTGCCTCATCCTGGGCGCCGGCTTCCCATTCCAGATGGGCGGCGTCACGCCCTACCTCGACCGCGTGGGCGCGTCCGAGCGCGTCTTCGGCGACACCTTCCACCACCCGCCCGTGAAGGGCGTGTCCGCGTAG